A genomic region of Leptospira mtsangambouensis contains the following coding sequences:
- a CDS encoding ABC1 kinase family protein → MNSKKHRSASIYLFVIKTWIEYLFLTKFKKKFYSEPKYESIRIHFLKSKGKETKHLFFAMGGVYIKIGQFVSNLFHILPEEFLWELQDLQDKIPPREFEKINERWLNDYGKSMETIFTDLNKSSYASASTAQVHIGYYNGKKVAIKTLYPKIEEDAIRDLKTISRVIWLIDRFVFKVSAKEVNEQLNTMIRSELDLRSELKNLKYTKQLFALEKDFFFPTPIEELCNKHTLVTEFVEGKKIYEIEPLDSYTKKNPNLEKLIRAYILMIFEYRFFHADPHPGNLIFMETGELCFIDFGAVQSISEEETRILERILIGAMRKDYHLISESLFELGAVTESLSKEELIQIVKYSLEKLNRILDSTDHFRNISFDTLRPAEDLRFLKEIQVSLKRLLSSLKLPPNFLSLHRVLALLLGNSSYLDPTRSMIDYAEKPFSQIVLKGSSLKKLWKDEGEEFITSLFSLPKELNEFLYKWNRGEFQTPDSSRKEELRLKEIFTFGALGSIFFFFGMYYSEKFWKEPSILFYILSGLSFWSLAKSSLSYWKQK, encoded by the coding sequence ATGAACTCTAAAAAACATAGGTCCGCTTCGATTTATCTATTTGTGATCAAAACCTGGATAGAATATCTATTTTTGACAAAATTCAAAAAGAAATTTTATTCAGAACCCAAATATGAATCCATCCGCATTCACTTTCTTAAATCAAAAGGCAAAGAAACAAAACATCTTTTTTTTGCAATGGGTGGTGTATATATCAAAATTGGCCAATTTGTCAGCAATTTATTCCATATACTACCAGAAGAATTTTTATGGGAACTTCAGGATTTGCAGGACAAAATCCCACCTAGAGAATTTGAAAAAATCAACGAACGTTGGTTAAATGACTATGGGAAATCCATGGAAACGATTTTTACGGATTTAAATAAATCTTCATACGCAAGTGCATCCACAGCCCAAGTTCATATCGGATATTATAATGGCAAAAAAGTAGCGATCAAAACTCTCTATCCAAAAATTGAAGAAGATGCCATTCGCGATTTAAAGACTATTTCTAGGGTGATTTGGCTTATTGATAGGTTTGTTTTTAAAGTTTCAGCCAAAGAAGTGAATGAACAATTAAACACAATGATACGTTCGGAACTTGACCTTCGAAGTGAGTTAAAAAATCTAAAATATACTAAACAATTATTTGCTTTGGAAAAAGATTTTTTCTTTCCAACTCCCATTGAAGAACTATGCAACAAACATACATTGGTGACAGAATTTGTGGAGGGGAAAAAAATCTATGAAATTGAACCTTTAGATTCCTACACAAAGAAGAATCCCAATTTAGAAAAATTAATTCGTGCTTATATACTCATGATCTTTGAGTATCGATTTTTTCATGCAGATCCACATCCTGGAAATTTAATCTTTATGGAAACAGGGGAACTTTGTTTTATTGATTTCGGTGCAGTCCAGTCCATCTCCGAAGAAGAAACACGTATTTTAGAAAGAATTTTAATCGGTGCAATGCGAAAAGATTATCATTTGATTTCAGAATCCTTATTCGAATTAGGTGCTGTTACAGAATCCTTATCAAAAGAAGAACTCATCCAAATTGTCAAATACTCACTTGAAAAACTAAACCGTATCCTTGATTCGACAGATCATTTTCGTAATATCAGCTTTGATACACTAAGGCCCGCCGAAGACCTCCGTTTTCTAAAAGAAATTCAAGTAAGTTTGAAACGTTTGCTTTCTAGCCTAAAACTTCCTCCAAATTTCCTGAGCCTCCACCGTGTTCTGGCCCTTTTACTTGGAAATTCCTCTTATCTGGATCCGACGCGTTCCATGATTGATTATGCAGAAAAACCCTTTTCTCAAATCGTTCTGAAAGGAAGTTCCTTAAAAAAACTTTGGAAAGATGAAGGGGAAGAGTTCATTACGAGTCTTTTTTCCTTACCGAAGGAATTAAATGAGTTTTTATATAAATGGAACAGAGGCGAATTCCAAACCCCTGATTCATCCAGAAAAGAGGAGCTAAGGCTCAAGGAAATATTCACCTTTGGAGCATTAGGATCGATATTTTTCTTTTTCGGAATGTATTATTCGGAAAAATTCTGGAAAGAACCGAGCATATTATTTTATATACTATCAGGACTTAGTTTTTGGTCTTTAGCCAAATCAAGTCTAAGTTATTGGAAACAAAAATAA
- a CDS encoding Gfo/Idh/MocA family protein, with product MKRSKIKTILIGLGRICSGLERDPFRKKPCTHMGVLQSEWGKKRFSFLLGYDSDPKKCESFQSQWNQDAKLVPNDPRKTSFESSIDLAVISTPSSYHEDWAIHCVQSGIPNLLIEKPVALSEIGAKKIHQLAIKHNTRIWINHERRYHPSYQFVKDQLTKGVFGELKSIRASVFTSAKNPGLAFSKLGGGPLLHDGTHAVDLIHWLIGKPKLLHSKLERPYKNSVETRAVAWFQNQTGVEVFLDVSGGRDYFQFELDIHTSRNRIICSNDGFSFFQSVPSQLYQGFQSLVPFVPKQFPKPETANAFIGIYEEINQVIQGKKQRMEGTLSDNIEILNLIESIYRRK from the coding sequence ATGAAACGATCCAAAATCAAAACCATCCTGATCGGTCTAGGACGGATTTGTTCCGGTTTGGAAAGGGATCCATTTCGTAAAAAACCTTGTACCCATATGGGTGTTTTACAATCCGAATGGGGCAAAAAACGGTTTTCGTTTCTTCTTGGATATGATTCCGACCCCAAAAAATGCGAATCTTTCCAATCCCAATGGAATCAGGACGCAAAACTAGTGCCAAATGATCCCAGGAAAACTTCTTTCGAATCCTCTATCGATTTAGCCGTCATTTCGACCCCCAGTTCGTACCATGAAGATTGGGCCATTCATTGTGTCCAATCGGGAATTCCCAACTTACTCATCGAAAAACCTGTGGCTCTATCTGAAATCGGAGCAAAGAAGATCCATCAGTTGGCAATAAAGCACAACACAAGGATTTGGATCAACCATGAAAGACGTTATCATCCCAGTTACCAATTTGTGAAAGACCAACTCACCAAGGGAGTGTTTGGCGAACTCAAATCCATTCGAGCATCCGTTTTCACATCTGCCAAAAATCCGGGCCTTGCTTTTTCTAAGTTAGGTGGAGGTCCATTGCTTCATGACGGAACCCATGCTGTTGATTTGATCCACTGGTTGATTGGAAAACCTAAATTACTCCATTCCAAACTGGAAAGGCCATATAAAAATTCGGTGGAAACACGAGCTGTTGCTTGGTTTCAGAACCAAACCGGTGTAGAAGTATTTTTAGATGTATCAGGTGGACGAGACTACTTTCAATTCGAACTAGACATTCATACTAGTAGAAATCGAATCATTTGTTCGAATGATGGATTTTCCTTCTTTCAATCAGTACCTTCGCAGTTATACCAAGGGTTTCAGAGTTTGGTTCCTTTTGTTCCCAAACAATTCCCAAAACCTGAAACAGCAAATGCCTTCATTGGAATTTATGAAGAAATAAATCAAGTGATCCAAGGAAAAAAACAAAGAATGGAAGGAACTCTTTCTGATAACATCGAGATTTTAAACTTGATAGAATCAATTTACAGGCGAAAATAA
- a CDS encoding UDP-N-acetylmuramoyl-tripeptide--D-alanyl-D-alanine ligase: protein MIAPFEYSLSTILSLFSKDWHWEQTENPTFQWITTSSVETKDRTLFVPLRGTRDGHEFISDALAKGALAFLCEKNHPILKTLSESERNRAILVPDCLVALGKLANYHRNRFQPIVLAITGSSGKTTTKDLLGGLFGFLNSKTLVVTEKNYNNEIGLPFTLFRITEKTRVVICELGMNHRGEIVRLSHIAEPTHALITNIGSAHIENLKSRQTIAEEKIDIIQGMRPHSVLFVPDDLEFLSRVKLRTKQKNTKLIVWNHKKKPNLKTIQVKPNGFQLEWNGQKVDWKLPGEKLLSNVRGMLAVGIHFQINPHQILKTIETYKSPDKRLNINRGYYTIIDDCYNANPESMLSSIGATGQFAENKNVVWILGSMKELGKFSKYYHEEVGKEIQKIGKGILLGFGEETKPMVKKVPNARCFLDVEELIQFVKTNVPKKSVLLVKGSRSMKMERIVMALETFKG from the coding sequence ATGATCGCACCATTTGAATATTCCCTGTCAACTATTCTAAGTTTGTTTTCCAAAGACTGGCACTGGGAACAAACAGAGAATCCTACTTTCCAATGGATCACCACCTCCTCTGTGGAAACAAAAGACCGGACATTATTTGTTCCTCTGCGGGGAACAAGAGATGGACATGAATTTATCTCTGATGCCTTAGCGAAAGGTGCTTTGGCCTTCCTTTGCGAAAAAAATCATCCGATTTTAAAAACTCTTTCCGAATCCGAAAGGAACCGAGCCATCTTAGTTCCCGATTGTTTGGTGGCACTCGGAAAACTTGCAAATTATCACAGAAATCGATTCCAACCCATTGTTCTTGCGATCACAGGTTCATCCGGAAAAACAACAACCAAGGATTTGTTAGGTGGTTTGTTTGGATTTTTAAATTCAAAAACTCTTGTAGTGACAGAAAAAAATTATAATAATGAAATTGGATTACCATTTACTTTATTTCGAATCACAGAAAAAACTCGAGTTGTCATCTGTGAACTTGGGATGAACCACAGAGGTGAAATTGTTAGACTTTCTCATATTGCAGAACCCACACATGCACTTATCACCAATATTGGTTCCGCTCATATTGAAAATCTCAAATCAAGACAAACAATCGCAGAGGAAAAGATAGATATCATCCAAGGTATGCGTCCCCACTCTGTTTTATTTGTACCAGATGATCTGGAATTTTTAAGCCGAGTAAAACTCAGAACGAAACAAAAAAATACCAAACTCATCGTTTGGAATCATAAAAAGAAACCAAACTTAAAAACAATCCAAGTAAAACCGAATGGATTTCAACTGGAATGGAATGGCCAAAAGGTGGATTGGAAACTACCTGGAGAAAAACTTTTAAGCAATGTACGCGGAATGCTTGCAGTTGGTATACATTTCCAAATAAATCCTCATCAAATTTTAAAAACAATAGAAACTTATAAAAGTCCCGACAAACGATTGAATATCAATCGAGGATATTATACGATCATTGATGATTGTTACAACGCAAACCCTGAATCAATGCTTTCAAGCATCGGAGCGACAGGCCAGTTCGCGGAAAATAAGAATGTAGTCTGGATCCTTGGTTCAATGAAAGAACTTGGAAAGTTTTCAAAATATTACCATGAAGAGGTTGGCAAAGAAATCCAAAAAATCGGAAAAGGAATCTTACTAGGGTTTGGCGAAGAAACAAAGCCAATGGTAAAAAAAGTTCCGAATGCCCGATGTTTTCTAGATGTGGAAGAACTCATTCAGTTCGTAAAAACAAACGTGCCAAAAAAATCTGTTTTGCTCGTAAAGGGTTCAAGGTCTATGAAAATGGAACGAATTGTTATGGCCTTGGAAACATTTAAGGGTTGA
- the purE gene encoding 5-(carboxyamino)imidazole ribonucleotide mutase, giving the protein MPTNLPKVAVIMGSHSDWETMKEACDILSEFGVPYEKEIVSAHRSPERMVEFAKSAKQNGFGVIIAGAGGAAHLPGMTASLTTLPVLGVPVQSKALNGMDSLLSIVQMPKGVPVATLAIGTSGAANAGLLAVRILSLLDQTLHTKLESYADTNRKLALSKNDQLI; this is encoded by the coding sequence ATGCCTACAAATCTACCTAAAGTAGCTGTGATTATGGGTTCTCATTCCGATTGGGAAACCATGAAAGAAGCTTGTGATATTTTGTCAGAGTTCGGAGTTCCTTATGAAAAGGAAATTGTGTCCGCTCATCGTTCTCCAGAACGAATGGTAGAATTTGCTAAATCGGCAAAACAAAATGGTTTTGGTGTGATCATTGCTGGTGCTGGTGGTGCTGCTCATTTACCGGGAATGACGGCTTCCCTTACTACCTTGCCCGTGTTAGGTGTTCCAGTTCAATCCAAGGCTTTGAACGGAATGGATAGTCTTCTTTCTATCGTTCAAATGCCGAAAGGTGTACCTGTTGCCACTCTTGCCATCGGAACCAGTGGTGCCGCAAATGCTGGTTTATTAGCAGTTCGAATTCTCTCTCTTTTGGACCAAACATTACATACAAAGTTAGAGTCTTATGCGGATACAAATCGAAAGTTAGCTCTTTCGAAAAATGACCAACTTATCTAA
- a CDS encoding 5-(carboxyamino)imidazole ribonucleotide synthase — protein MKIGVLGSGQLGQMMCLEALPLGYDFYCYSPDKESPCMRVGAFSTVASYDSLSDLKEFLSKVNVLSFEFENIPKATLEFLESESKQTPIYPPPKALLIAQDRFLEKTHFRKLGFRTAEFFHLTKDSSNQKVSIGFPWIIKTLRFGYDGKGQVKIQDESHYKKFLETAFQNGNEEYLIEEVINFQKEISIILTRFQNGEIVCYGAVENEHKDHILDLSIYPARIPTGLNLEAIEMASKLAESIGYIGTIGVEFFLKDNHLYLNEFAPRPHNTGHFTQDCQSFSQFHLHVSAITGNHPPTDVRPKPTLMKNILGNQYEESLKIARTLLKDDRYQLHLYGKKEAKIGRKMGHMNFKGNLEEVNPLFHDL, from the coding sequence ATGAAAATTGGTGTTTTAGGATCGGGTCAGTTGGGCCAAATGATGTGTTTAGAAGCACTCCCCCTTGGTTATGATTTTTACTGTTATTCACCAGATAAAGAATCACCTTGTATGCGTGTTGGAGCATTTTCAACTGTTGCATCCTATGATTCACTTTCTGATTTAAAAGAATTTCTTTCAAAAGTAAACGTTCTGAGTTTTGAATTTGAAAACATTCCCAAAGCCACCTTAGAATTTTTGGAATCGGAATCAAAACAAACCCCTATTTATCCACCACCGAAAGCTTTGCTCATTGCCCAAGACAGGTTTTTGGAAAAAACACATTTTAGAAAATTGGGATTTAGAACTGCTGAGTTTTTTCATCTAACAAAAGATAGTTCTAATCAAAAAGTTTCAATTGGGTTTCCTTGGATCATTAAAACCTTACGTTTTGGATACGATGGGAAAGGACAGGTGAAAATCCAAGATGAAAGCCATTACAAAAAGTTTTTAGAAACTGCATTTCAAAATGGAAACGAAGAATACTTAATTGAAGAAGTAATTAATTTTCAAAAAGAAATCAGCATCATCCTCACTCGGTTTCAAAACGGCGAAATTGTCTGTTATGGGGCTGTTGAAAACGAACACAAAGATCATATTTTGGATCTTTCAATTTATCCAGCAAGAATTCCCACTGGCCTAAATTTAGAAGCCATAGAAATGGCCTCAAAATTGGCGGAATCTATTGGTTATATTGGTACCATTGGCGTAGAATTTTTCCTCAAAGACAATCATTTGTATTTGAATGAATTTGCTCCTAGACCACATAACACTGGACATTTTACACAGGATTGCCAAAGTTTTTCTCAATTCCATTTGCATGTTTCTGCCATCACTGGGAATCATCCACCAACAGATGTTAGGCCAAAACCAACCTTAATGAAAAATATTTTGGGTAATCAATATGAGGAGAGCCTAAAAATTGCTCGTACTCTTTTAAAAGATGATAGATACCAATTACATCTTTATGGAAAAAAGGAAGCGAAAATCGGAAGGAAAATGGGTCATATGAACTTTAAAGGAAATTTAGAGGAAGTAAATCCCTTGTTCCACGATTTATAA
- the murC gene encoding UDP-N-acetylmuramate--L-alanine ligase, giving the protein MKGPILFLGIGGSGMSSLAHMALDLNLPVLGYDQKKTDTTAYLEQRGALIQNEISKIPLDGIEMVVYSSAINDKHKQVFDEIREKQISLKHRSEFMHLLVSNQRSISVAGSHGKTSTTTMVSQILSEQGMDPTIMIGGDTSLLEKRGGKIGKGSFAVYESDESDGSFLKHKASIRLLTNIDNDHLDYYKTRDRLEDAFFEYMAFGVEGDLVLFASDPGIREVLIHKTLEISFHPNFHLYLCLEKKEIEGEWFHKLQTKLGNQLISIVYEIKDGVLEFQFPEPKKYFLQLPYPGVHYLTNGLVALTGAYVTGVLPEISVNILSRYIGVKRRQETLGTWNEVTIMDDYGHHPTEIAMVIRSLKNQLKSKGKLVVIFQPHRYTRTQLLLEDLAKSLACADNLFLLPIYSAGETPIPGITHQSFLPFLNSENTELLSGEIDPDLTTIKRKLNKGDILLCLGAGNVRDWGLSLQKTNEL; this is encoded by the coding sequence ATGAAAGGTCCGATTTTATTTTTAGGAATTGGTGGGAGTGGGATGTCGAGTCTTGCTCATATGGCACTCGATTTAAACCTTCCTGTATTGGGATATGATCAAAAAAAAACGGATACCACGGCTTACTTAGAACAACGAGGGGCTTTGATACAAAATGAGATTTCTAAAATTCCCCTAGATGGAATAGAAATGGTAGTTTATAGTTCAGCGATCAATGACAAACACAAACAAGTGTTTGATGAAATTAGAGAAAAACAAATTTCTCTAAAACATAGATCTGAATTTATGCACCTGCTTGTTTCAAACCAGAGATCAATTTCAGTTGCAGGTAGCCACGGCAAAACTTCAACTACAACGATGGTTTCCCAAATTCTTTCAGAACAGGGAATGGATCCTACCATCATGATTGGTGGAGATACAAGCCTTCTTGAAAAAAGAGGCGGAAAAATAGGGAAAGGAAGCTTTGCTGTTTACGAATCAGATGAATCTGATGGAAGTTTTTTGAAACACAAAGCTTCTATTCGTTTATTAACAAATATTGATAACGATCACTTGGATTATTACAAAACAAGAGATCGGTTGGAAGATGCATTTTTTGAATATATGGCCTTTGGTGTGGAAGGGGACCTTGTTTTATTTGCAAGTGATCCAGGGATTCGGGAAGTACTGATTCATAAAACATTGGAAATTTCCTTTCACCCTAATTTCCATCTGTATCTTTGTCTGGAGAAAAAGGAAATCGAGGGAGAATGGTTTCACAAACTGCAAACAAAACTCGGTAATCAATTGATTTCGATTGTTTATGAAATCAAAGATGGTGTTTTAGAATTTCAGTTTCCCGAGCCTAAGAAGTATTTTTTGCAACTTCCATATCCAGGTGTTCATTATTTGACAAATGGGCTTGTCGCGTTAACTGGTGCTTATGTAACAGGGGTTCTTCCAGAAATTTCAGTGAACATCCTATCTCGTTATATCGGTGTAAAACGAAGACAAGAAACTTTGGGAACTTGGAACGAAGTGACAATTATGGATGATTATGGCCACCATCCAACAGAAATTGCAATGGTCATTCGTTCCCTAAAGAACCAATTAAAATCCAAGGGTAAACTTGTGGTAATTTTCCAACCACATCGATACACTCGGACTCAATTGTTGTTAGAAGATTTGGCTAAGTCGTTGGCTTGTGCAGATAATCTTTTTTTACTTCCAATTTATTCTGCTGGGGAAACGCCAATTCCCGGAATCACCCACCAATCGTTTTTACCATTCCTAAATTCCGAAAACACTGAATTGTTAAGTGGAGAAATCGATCCCGATTTAACTACCATCAAACGTAAATTAAACAAAGGAGACATTCTACTTTGTTTGGGTGCAGGAAATGTTCGAGACTGGGGACTTAGTTTACAAAAAACCAACGAATTATAA
- a CDS encoding UDP-N-acetylglucosamine--N-acetylmuramyl-(pentapeptide) pyrophosphoryl-undecaprenol N-acetylglucosamine transferase, which translates to MSGSVLIAAGGTGGHISPGVALAEVLAEKLSSFGFEAVYLHSLVRNKDNPDLLNPPCEVLWHNVPQLGGIKTIIYPFLFLFPFLKTAILFNRLKVKAVIGMGGYSSLPAILYAILFRKHLYLCEQNCVPGKITRIFAKFSNKIAFSFPLAEGYVIKGKTIGNPVRKRVIPEHLNIRQNENLHEGKKNTVNVLVLGGSQGARQLNQMILKTMENPEISSKYKFRLLTGTSLYEETKSKSVGDAEIISYANDMKPNYEWANIVVARSGAGVLAECLVFGLPMILIPYPYAADNHQKENANYIESQGAGVSIHSTSDDPTRLVQILLGWKDHSEILREMGHVSLALSNVNAAYQTVSYFFTEHN; encoded by the coding sequence ATGAGTGGATCTGTTCTAATTGCAGCCGGTGGAACCGGTGGTCATATTTCTCCTGGTGTAGCGCTCGCAGAAGTATTGGCTGAAAAACTTTCTTCCTTTGGGTTTGAAGCGGTGTATTTGCATTCTCTTGTTCGAAATAAAGACAACCCAGATTTACTCAACCCTCCTTGTGAAGTCCTCTGGCATAATGTACCACAGTTAGGTGGTATAAAGACAATCATTTATCCTTTTTTGTTCTTATTTCCCTTTTTAAAAACTGCTATTCTATTCAATCGATTAAAGGTAAAAGCTGTGATTGGGATGGGTGGGTATTCGAGTCTACCTGCAATCCTATATGCAATTTTATTTCGTAAACATTTATACCTTTGTGAACAAAATTGTGTTCCGGGAAAAATCACACGGATCTTTGCCAAGTTTTCAAATAAAATTGCATTTAGTTTTCCGCTAGCGGAAGGTTACGTCATTAAGGGAAAAACCATCGGTAATCCTGTACGAAAAAGAGTGATCCCAGAACACCTCAATATAAGACAAAATGAAAATCTTCATGAAGGCAAAAAGAATACAGTAAATGTTTTGGTGCTTGGTGGATCACAAGGTGCTAGGCAACTCAACCAAATGATTCTGAAAACAATGGAGAATCCAGAAATTTCATCAAAATATAAATTCAGACTTCTCACAGGGACTTCTCTGTATGAGGAAACAAAATCAAAATCAGTCGGCGATGCAGAAATTATTTCTTATGCCAATGATATGAAACCAAACTATGAATGGGCAAACATCGTTGTGGCAAGATCTGGAGCTGGTGTACTCGCTGAATGTTTGGTGTTTGGATTGCCAATGATCCTCATTCCTTATCCCTACGCTGCAGACAACCACCAAAAGGAAAATGCTAATTATATAGAATCGCAAGGTGCTGGTGTGAGCATTCATTCCACTTCGGATGACCCAACAAGGCTTGTACAGATTCTACTTGGTTGGAAAGACCATTCTGAAATCCTTCGCGAGATGGGACATGTATCTTTGGCATTGTCCAATGTCAATGCAGCCTACCAAACGGTTTCCTATTTTTTTACTGAACATAACTGA